From a single Mesorhizobium shangrilense genomic region:
- a CDS encoding DUF6456 domain-containing protein: MSKKTAKASKPPAPKLPKGEAEQVRIRREIGHDFALRDDAHGRKRLVAGTQEARRVYEVSNDGHTATGGIVRVRNVDPLMGITSLSCQQREAGQRYRGDFQCSQQASVKPMRWSERVDGGRQGGGIADSVLDAGRAHAAATRALAHWEVATVVQAVCCAGGSIKSLAEQTGEGRDVMTKLLKVGLDLLAVHYGMMLGRKVG, encoded by the coding sequence ATGAGCAAGAAAACCGCCAAAGCCTCCAAGCCGCCGGCACCAAAGCTGCCGAAGGGAGAGGCCGAGCAGGTGCGCATACGCCGCGAGATCGGCCATGATTTCGCGCTGAGGGACGACGCCCATGGCCGCAAGCGCCTGGTCGCCGGCACGCAGGAAGCGCGGCGTGTCTACGAGGTGTCGAATGACGGCCACACCGCCACCGGCGGCATCGTGCGGGTGCGCAATGTCGACCCGCTCATGGGCATCACCTCGCTGTCATGCCAGCAGCGGGAAGCCGGCCAGCGCTACCGCGGGGATTTCCAGTGCAGCCAGCAGGCGAGCGTGAAGCCGATGCGCTGGTCGGAACGCGTCGACGGTGGCCGCCAGGGCGGCGGCATCGCCGACAGCGTGCTCGACGCCGGCCGCGCCCACGCCGCCGCCACCAGAGCGCTCGCCCACTGGGAGGTGGCCACCGTGGTGCAAGCCGTCTGCTGCGCCGGCGGTTCGATCAAAAGCCTGGCCGAACAGACCGGCGAGGGCAGGGATGTGATGACGAAGCTGCTGAAAGTCGGGCTGGATCTTCTGGCTGTGCACTACGGGATGATGCTGGGGAGGAAGGTGGGGTGA
- a CDS encoding outer membrane protein — protein sequence MMKFLLATACVLSLASAASAADVVIESGAAAYNWSGVYVGGNIGWSQLKSDWHDVDDDWGGDTYGAGSDGLLVGAVIGYNQQLANNIVLGIEADLAYTSNKRSFDAPDSGDVSLENNMDMFGTVRARAGYAFDRFMPYITGGLAVAHFKHQWTEDGDPTDSWPDFGGTKAGWTIGAGAEYALNDQWTVKAEYLYADFGDVTSMNEDGYRMKVDRSVNTVRFGMNYKF from the coding sequence ATGATGAAATTTCTACTTGCCACCGCATGCGTTCTTTCTCTCGCCTCTGCTGCATCCGCGGCTGATGTTGTTATCGAGTCGGGCGCGGCGGCGTATAATTGGTCTGGCGTCTATGTCGGCGGAAACATAGGCTGGTCACAGCTGAAGAGCGATTGGCACGATGTCGACGACGATTGGGGTGGCGACACCTACGGCGCAGGGTCCGACGGCCTGCTCGTCGGCGCAGTCATCGGCTACAATCAGCAGTTGGCCAACAACATCGTGCTCGGCATCGAAGCCGACCTGGCCTACACGTCGAACAAGCGCAGCTTCGATGCACCGGATTCCGGGGATGTGAGCCTTGAGAACAACATGGATATGTTCGGCACCGTGCGCGCGCGCGCCGGCTATGCGTTCGATCGGTTCATGCCTTACATCACCGGCGGTCTCGCTGTGGCCCACTTCAAGCACCAGTGGACCGAGGATGGCGATCCGACGGACAGCTGGCCGGATTTCGGCGGCACCAAGGCTGGCTGGACCATCGGTGCGGGCGCCGAATACGCGCTCAACGACCAGTGGACAGTCAAGGCGGAATATCTTTACGCCGATTTCGGCGACGTGACGTCGATGAACGAAGACGGATACCGCATGAAGGTCGACCGCTCCGTCAACACGGTGCGCTTCGGCATGAACTACAAGTTCTAA
- a CDS encoding alkylphosphonate utilization protein, whose translation MTDTIVRDSNGAQLNDGDSVTLIKDLKVKGTSETIKRGTMVKNIRLNGNPGEIECNTKQVKGLVLKTEFVKKA comes from the coding sequence ATGACCGACACGATCGTGAGAGACAGCAACGGCGCCCAGTTGAATGACGGCGACAGCGTCACCCTGATCAAGGACCTCAAGGTCAAGGGCACGTCGGAGACGATCAAGCGCGGCACGATGGTGAAGAACATCCGCCTCAACGGCAATCCCGGCGAGATCGAATGCAACACCAAACAGGTCAAGGGCCTGGTGCTGAAGACCGAGTTTGTGAAGAAGGCCTGA